In Epinephelus moara isolate mb chromosome 9, YSFRI_EMoa_1.0, whole genome shotgun sequence, a genomic segment contains:
- the scarb2c gene encoding lysosome membrane protein 2c, with product MLLKSCCIYSTGVLSILLLICGIALVLSSVFPHFLQSMVEKEVVLKNGTEAFEAWADPPAPIYMQFYFFNLTNPEEVLGGDRPAVVEIGPYTYREYRPMEQVDFQDNGTKVAAVNTKTYIFQRNMSRGPESDLIRTVNIPAMTVMEQFKDSTIMANLISAYMRSSGEGLFITRTVGELLWGYEDALLKALSVMKPDLDDVFGLFYKSNASNDGEYVFFTGQQNYKDFARVDTWKGESTLNWWTSDECNMINGTNGASFHPVVTKNETLYMFSSDLCRSLYALYEEDVQVKGIPGYRFSPPSQVFANQTVNPANAGFCVPAGNCLGSGVLNVSLCKQGAPIIMSSPHFYQADEKFVQDIFGMKPKKEQHQTAIDINPLTGIILQAAKRLQVNVYVEKIPTFSQTGNVRTVVFPVVYLNESVVIDDASATKLHMIMVEQNVVVNIPFMLIGLGIILGGIFMFLMCRQKVPESTTAERQPLLSS from the exons ATGCTACTGAAATCATGCTGCATTTACAGCACCGGAGTTTTGTCTATACTACTGTTGATCTGCGGCATTGCTCTGGTCTTATCCTCCGTGTTTCCACATTTTCTACAGTCCATGGTTGAAAAG GAAGTGGTGTTGAAGAATGGCACGGAGGCATTCGAGGCCTGGGCGGATCCACCGGCCCCGATCTACATGCAGTTTTACTTCTTTAACCTGACCAACCCAGAGGAGGTGCTGGGGGGGGATAGGCCTGCTGTGGTGGAGATCGGACCGTATACGTACAG AGAGTACCGGCCCATGGAACAAGTGGACTTCCAGGATAATGGCACTAAAGTCGCAGCTGTCAACACAAAGACCTACATATTCCAGCGTAACATGTCCCGAGGTCCAGAGAGTGACCTCATCAGGACGGTCAACATCCCTGCAATG ACGGTGATGGAGCAGTTCAAGGACTCGACTATTATGGCCAATCTGATCTCCGCCTATATGAGGTCCAGTGGTGAAGGCCTGTTCATCACGCGCACAGTGGGAGAGCTGCTGTGGGGTTATGAAGACGCCCTGCTCAAAGCCCTCAGTGTTATGAAACCTGACCTGGATGATGTTTTCGGGCTCTTCTACAAG AGCAATGCTTCCAATGATGGTGAATATGTCTTCTTCACCGGCCAACAAAACTACAAAGACTTTGCCAGAGTGGATACATGGAAGGGTGAAAG caCGCTGAATTGGTGGACGTCTGATGAATGCAATATGATCAATGGAACCAACGGAGCATCTTTCCATCCAGTCGTCACCAAGAATGAGACGCTCTACATGTTCTCGTCTGACCTGTGCAG GTCTCTGTACGCTCTGTATGAGGAGGATGTGCAAGTGAAGGGGATCCCTGGGTATCGCTTCAGTCCCCCTAGCCAGGTGTTTGCCAATCAGACTGTGAACCCAGCCAACGCAGGCTTCTGTGTCCCTGCTGGAAACTGCCTGGGCTCTGGCGTGCTGAATGTCAGCCTATGTAAACAAG gAGCTCCCATCATAATGTCTTCACCACACTTCTACCAGGCAGATGAGAAATTTGTTCAGGATATATTTGGCATGAAGCCCAAGAAGGAGCAGCACCAGACTGCAATTGATATTAATCCG CTCACAGGAATCATCCTGCAGGCAGCAAAGCGGTTGCAGGTCAACGTGTATGTCGAGAAAATTCCCACCTTCAG tcaAACAGGAAACGTGAGGACTGTGGTCTTTCCTGTGGTTTATCTCAATGAG AGCGTTGTCATTGACGACGCCTCGGCCACGAAGCTGCACATGATCATGGTTGAGCAGAACGTGGTGGTGAACATTCCCTTCATGCTGATTGGTCTAGGCATCATTCTGGGAGGAATCTTCATGTTCCTGATGTGTCGACAGAAGGTCCCTGAG agCACTACAGCTGAACGACAGCCCCTGCTCTCATCATAG
- the LOC126395689 gene encoding liver-expressed antimicrobial peptide 2-like produces the protein MGTLQERIIVLSVLLCLICAVQVNSLPVPEDWNGLILRTKRSLLWRWNSMKPVGASCRDNLECGTQYCRKNICSFRNST, from the exons ATGGGAACTCTTCAGGAAAGAATCATTGTTCTCTCCGTCCTTCTTTGTTTGATCTGTGCTGTTCAG GTCAATTCACTGCCTGTACCTGAAGACTGGAATGGTTTGATCCTGCGGACCAAGCGGTCACTCCTGTGGCGTTGGAACAGCATGAAGCCTGTGGGCGCCAGCTGCAGGGATAACTTAGAGTGTGGCACACAATACTGCAG GAAAAATATCTGCTCCTTCAGGAACTCCACCTGA